A genomic segment from Leptolyngbya boryana PCC 6306 encodes:
- a CDS encoding MgtC/SapB family protein, with the protein MNIAFRLTLSLIVGCLIGINRQKGGRPAGMRTFMLVSMGSALFVMLPLQEGDSPYATTNALSRTIQGVTTGVGFLGAGLILQQSSKKSELPKVRGLTTAASIWIAAALGAAIGCGFWQTGLVGAVLTLLTLSGVKRVQRSIVIRLPQTGNSAQQERDRDRDRT; encoded by the coding sequence ATGAACATTGCATTTCGTTTAACGCTATCGCTAATCGTAGGTTGCCTGATTGGAATCAATCGCCAAAAAGGAGGCAGACCCGCAGGAATGCGAACCTTTATGTTAGTGAGTATGGGGTCTGCTTTGTTCGTAATGCTTCCGTTGCAAGAAGGAGATAGTCCCTATGCTACCACGAATGCTCTGAGCCGTACCATTCAAGGCGTAACGACAGGCGTTGGCTTTCTGGGTGCAGGACTAATCTTGCAGCAGTCCTCGAAGAAGTCTGAACTCCCCAAAGTTCGAGGATTAACAACTGCGGCTTCAATTTGGATCGCAGCCGCATTAGGAGCCGCGATCGGGTGTGGTTTTTGGCAAACTGGACTGGTAGGTGCAGTTTTAACGTTGCTCACTTTAAGTGGAGTGAAGCGAGTTCAGAGATCGATTGTCATTCGATTGCCGCAAACTGGAAATTCTGCCCAGCAAGAGCGGGATAGAGATAGAGATCGCACCTAG
- a CDS encoding MotA/TolQ/ExbB proton channel family protein: MSILFDLIAKGGPVMIPLTGLSVATIACGIERTIFWVQVLRVEDKIAHDVLDAAQYSLDEATAIALRAADQPIGRFLLAALQLDYPEPETFHLALATAGEEEFVLMRKGDKLLETVIAVAPLLGLLGTVTGLIITFINLKIGGGGSSVDTSKAAGGIGEALTTTAGGMIVAIVALLIFRLCVTLQAKQVDYFSKVGCRLELIYRHIWYKRLKAESELSLENRAIANQSLL; this comes from the coding sequence ATGTCTATTCTGTTTGATTTGATTGCCAAAGGTGGGCCGGTGATGATTCCGCTAACAGGGTTGTCAGTGGCAACGATCGCCTGTGGGATTGAGCGAACTATCTTTTGGGTTCAAGTCCTCCGAGTCGAAGATAAGATCGCTCATGATGTCTTGGATGCAGCACAATACAGTTTAGATGAGGCAACCGCGATCGCGCTTCGAGCAGCGGATCAGCCGATTGGTCGTTTTCTGCTCGCAGCACTGCAACTTGATTATCCAGAGCCGGAAACATTTCATTTGGCACTTGCAACCGCAGGCGAAGAAGAGTTTGTCCTAATGCGAAAAGGGGACAAGTTATTGGAAACAGTGATTGCGGTTGCGCCGTTGCTTGGGCTGCTGGGAACTGTGACGGGTCTAATTATCACTTTCATTAACTTGAAAATTGGGGGTGGCGGCTCATCTGTCGATACCTCTAAGGCTGCGGGAGGGATTGGGGAAGCTTTGACCACAACGGCAGGAGGCATGATTGTTGCGATCGTTGCATTATTAATTTTTCGACTGTGTGTGACACTACAAGCGAAACAGGTCGATTACTTTTCTAAAGTGGGGTGCCGATTAGAGCTAATTTACCGCCACATTTGGTACAAGCGGTTGAAAGCAGAATCGGAACTGTCGTTGGAAAATCGTGCGATCGCGAATCAATCTCTTCTATAG
- a CDS encoding DUF4333 domain-containing protein produces MRKFLLLLAGTAILSGCEKTFDVTSLQEEIKTSLNQQNGISVKSVHCPTNIKIQPDSTFECTGELNPDGGFFVTVQQENEGKAKWEIPNSWRLLNLAKLEAEFQEKIKATPQNGLRVTCGGSYRAIKPGDSFECQLTRKDKTDAILVKIEPEGQVNWQEVRTVTVSEKTTSALPSPAATPDTTTTAATPSSSTSESKSAVPPGAQIKDETGWQELND; encoded by the coding sequence ATGCGAAAATTTCTCTTACTCTTGGCTGGAACAGCGATTCTTTCTGGGTGTGAAAAAACGTTTGACGTGACTAGCCTACAAGAAGAAATCAAAACCAGCTTGAATCAGCAAAATGGCATTTCGGTGAAATCTGTCCATTGCCCGACAAACATCAAAATTCAACCTGATAGTACGTTTGAGTGTACTGGCGAGCTAAATCCTGATGGTGGTTTCTTTGTGACCGTTCAGCAAGAGAATGAAGGGAAAGCAAAATGGGAAATTCCCAATTCTTGGCGATTGCTCAATTTGGCAAAGCTAGAAGCTGAATTTCAAGAAAAGATCAAAGCTACACCACAAAATGGATTGCGAGTGACTTGCGGCGGCAGCTATCGAGCCATAAAACCTGGTGATAGTTTTGAGTGTCAACTGACTCGCAAGGACAAGACAGATGCAATCTTAGTCAAAATTGAACCCGAGGGACAGGTGAATTGGCAAGAAGTCAGAACAGTGACAGTTTCAGAAAAGACAACCTCTGCTTTACCTTCTCCAGCAGCAACTCCAGACACTACGACTACTGCTGCAACTCCATCCTCTTCAACTTCAGAGAGCAAATCGGCAGTTCCTCCAGGAGCGCAGATTAAAGACGAAACAGGCTGGCAGGAACTTAACGATTAA
- a CDS encoding ExbD/TolR family protein, with the protein MFSKSKSNSGIPEVNLVPMMDVIMTILTFFIIVAMTLSDQQRTLNVNLPNAKSTPSSARTPESLVVGLNAQGQTAIREKLVSETELAQQIQSYLAKSPQGSVLLKADRTVSYQQLAKVLGSMQQIGGERVSLAIESN; encoded by the coding sequence ATGTTTTCTAAATCGAAGTCAAATTCTGGTATTCCAGAGGTCAATTTAGTTCCCATGATGGACGTGATTATGACAATTCTCACGTTCTTTATTATTGTGGCGATGACGCTCAGCGATCAACAACGCACGCTCAACGTCAATCTGCCCAATGCCAAGTCAACTCCCTCCAGTGCAAGAACTCCAGAATCTCTAGTGGTGGGCTTGAATGCACAAGGGCAGACTGCGATCCGGGAAAAACTTGTCTCTGAAACCGAACTGGCTCAGCAGATTCAGAGCTATCTCGCGAAAAGTCCACAAGGATCTGTGTTGTTGAAAGCTGATCGCACCGTCTCTTATCAGCAGCTTGCGAAAGTTTTAGGGTCGATGCAGCAAATTGGTGGAGAACGAGTTTCACTTGCGATCGAAAGTAATTAA